In a single window of the Cydia amplana chromosome 4, ilCydAmpl1.1, whole genome shotgun sequence genome:
- the LOC134647659 gene encoding uncharacterized protein LOC134647659 — MQPRKLTRYEPKTSRLKTILDRCRNPSNQNSEDIHHSVDCHNIQLPDHYVEPTSSHEKPVEKGLPKHCVQEMVNEVNRRNYSLTSDIFNNFNEYATTQSKSSVFLSNAVDLLQQAFPATNTEKQLDLRCDEELSISSRSSSSSHRDDDFSSDDSVRDKNYIPETSSSDDSENKIAAPVLNKHPNKHSHMSMFNTTNIIKRRNTINIEIIPDTQTNKIGERILKRRNTTELNYIPTINNSEEISIDLSGENGQSSPAPKRKKYDTSLSERNADKKEDKRLEYLVKPGCDSKCHKKCTTLLTDEEREDVNDSYWNLTWKERRLFIQNNVPVVVPKRQKTGPNLRAPRRTFFLRKHDDTKVAVCKIFFLTTLGFNKTNDKVLYNSLADDDLTDSRGKHTKTLAYDREILRQHVESFHPLEPHYRRAHAPNRRYLPSDVTITFMHDHFCKKYPQDPVSYELYRQVVKEMNISFTNLGNEECEVCESYQIHKKESSHNIEENILDNCEDCTSFAIHHDKYVAARKLYEEHKTEQDPDNIYFSADLQKVIMLPRLDTFKKIIFCLRLATYNQTFAPLGKITSSIKPYAVLWHDAIAGRKQEDIMSAFFSFFLQYRDTKHVNIWLDNCSAQNKNWLLYSMLVHMVNSDYIGTESITLYYFEPGHTFMSCDQFHHQVELSMKHKGKIYDFADFTESVGSANKGKVTVKSMVIEDFINVPNFTSERRIQNSNPRVYLRDITQACFTRGCYDLSYKTEFKNDYQQLRFLNDKYLKNPSPITFPKRVDPKGTDVGRKKEIINKCSQVIPTHKLKFWRDLPESR, encoded by the exons ATGCAGCCGCGCAAACTCACGAG GTATGAACCGAAGACCTCTCGGTTGAAAACCATTTTAGACAGATGTAGAAATCCATCAAACCAAAACAGTGAAGACATCCATCATTCGGTCGATTGTCATAACATCCAGTTGCCTGATCATTATGTGGAACCCACGTCATCACACGAAAAACCTGTGGAAAAAGGATTACCTAAACATTGTGTCCAAGAGATGGTAAATGAAGTCAATCGCAGGAATTATTCACTCACATctgatatatttaataattttaacgaGTACGCTACCACACAATCTAAATCTTCTGTCTTTTTGTCGAATGCCGTAGATCTTCTCCAACAAGCGTTCCCAGCGACCAATACTGAAAAACAACTTGATTTAAGGTGTGATGAAGAGCTAAGCATAAGCAGCCGAAGTTCTTCATCGTCACACAGAGATGATGATTTTTCATCCGATGATTCCGTGCGCGACAAAAATTATATTCCAGAAACGAGTAGTAGTGATGATtctgaaaataaaattgcgGCCCCAGTCTTGAATAAACATCCGAATAAGCACTCCCATATGTCTATGTTTAATACAACCAATATTATTAAGCGAAGAAATACCATTAACATAGAAATCATACCCGATACCCAAACTAATAAAATCGGTGAAAGAATTCTAAAACGAAGGAATACTACGGAGTTAAATTATATACCCACAATTAACAATAGCGAAGAGATTAGTATTGATTTATCTGGAGAAAATGGTCAAAGTTCACCTGCACCTAAGCGAAAAAAATACGATACAAGTCTAAGTGAAAGAAACGCCGACAAGAAAGAAGACAAGCGATTGGAATATCTGGTTAAGCCAGGGTGCGATtcaaaatgtcataaaaaatgCACTACCTTATTGACAGATGAAGAGAGAGAGGATGTTAACGACAGTTACTGGAATTTAACATGGAAAGAAAGAAGattattcatacaaaataatgtgCCTGTAGTTGTACCTAAGAGGCAAAAGACTGGACCAAATCTTCGAGCCCCAAGGAGAACGTTTTTCCTAAGAAAACATGATGATACAAAAGTGGcagtttgtaaaatattttttttgactaCACTCGGATTTAATAAAACGAATGACAAGGTTTTGTACAACTCTTTAGCTGATGACGATTTGACCGATTCACGTGGAAAACATACTAAGACATTAGCTTACGATAGAGAAATACTTCGTCAACACGTTGAATCGTTCCATCCTTTAGAACCACATTACCGAAGAGCGCATGCTCCTAACCGTAGATATTTGCCGAGCGACGTAACTATCACGTTTATGCATGACcacttttgcaaaaaatatccTCAAGATCCAGTTTCTTACGAATTATATAGGCAGGTCGTTAAAGAAATGAATATATCTTTTACTAATTTAGGAAATGAAGAATGTGAGGTTTGCGAAAGCTACCAAATACACAaaaaagaaagttctcataaTATCGAGGAAAATATTCTAGATAACTGCGAGGACTGCACATCATTTGCGATTCATCATGACAAATATGTTGCAGCTAGAAAATTGTATGAAGAACACAAGACTGAACAAGACccggataatatatattttagtgcTGATTTGCAAAAGGTTATAATGCTTCCAAGATTGGACAcatttaagaaaataatattCTGTTTACGTCTTGCTACATATAATCAAACCTTTGCACCATTGGGAAAAATAACATCTAGTATTAAACCTTACGCTGTTCTTTGGCACGACGCTATAGCTGGAAGAAAGCAAGAAGACATAATGAGTGCATTTTTTTCATTCTTTTTGCAATATCGTGACACCAAACATGTAAATATATGGCTTGATAACTGCAGTGCACAGAACAAGAACTGGCTTTTATATTCCATGCTAGTTCATATGGTTAATAGCGATTATATAGGCACGGAATCCATAACGTTGTACTACTTCGAACCTGGTCACACTTTCATGAGCTGTGACCAGTTTCATCATCAAGTCGAATTGTCCATGAAACACAAAGGCAAAATTTACGACTTTGCTGATTTTACGGAATCAGTGGGATCAGCGAACAAGGGAAAAGTAACAGTGAAATCCATGGTAATTGAAGATTTTATTAACGTGCCTAACTTTACTTCAGAGCGTAGAATTCAAAATTCGAATCCACGTGTTTACCTTCGTGATATTACACAAGCATGTTTTACTAGAGGGTGCTATGATTTATCATACAAAACTGAATTCAAAAATGATTACCAGCAACTCCGCTTTCTAAATGACAAATACTTGAAGAATCCAAGCCCTATTACTTTTCCCAAACGAGTCGATCCCAAAGGTACCGACGTTGGTAGAAAAAAGGAAATTATAAACAAATGCTCACAAGTAATACCTACAcataagttgaaattttggcGCGATTTGCCAGAATCGCGGTAG